One genomic region from Xenopus laevis strain J_2021 chromosome 2L, Xenopus_laevis_v10.1, whole genome shotgun sequence encodes:
- the LOC121399751 gene encoding olfactory receptor 52K1-like — protein sequence MTDLTSLTMMDAFNTSFSHTEFILLAFPGTTVSRSVLFIPFLVLYVMIWSGNSLLMYRIWVEPSLQYPMYWLISLLFAVNLYCTTSIMPKFLLGLAFGLNQVSLGGCLVQMFFIYSSLVFESALVLVMALDRFVAICRPLHYHTIMTKRLLIWLNVINMSRSVLLVSPVVITLSKAHFCRSNIIFSFACENLGLINLACGDVSSMHMLGLLVRTMVSVVDGGILLLSYIKILYTAMKLVSGKAQNKALNTCGTHLMVAALIYSCGILSRLGLSVSVTVQNMISVTYYLVPPAVNPLIYGLRVKEIRLCLKKSYGRNLVKEDRVGQGHT from the coding sequence ATGACTGACCTGACATCACTGACTATGATGGACGCCTTCAACACAAGTTTCTCCCACACAGAGTTTATTCTCTTGGCATTTCCTGGGACCACTGTATCCAGATCTGTCCTCTTTATCCCATTTCTAGTATTGTATGTCATGATCTGGTCTGGTAACTCTCTCCTTATGTACAGGATTTGGGTGGAACCAAGTCTTCAGTATCCCATGTATTGGCTCATCTCTCTTCTATTTGCCGTCAACTTGTACTGCACCACCTCCATCATGCCAAAGTTCCTGTTGGGTCTTGCCTTTGGCTTGAATCAGGTTTCCCTGGGTGGCTGTCTTGTTCAAATGTTCTTCATCTACTCATCATTAGTGTTTGAGTCTGCGCTAGTCTTGGTAATGGCCCTGGACAGGTTTGTAGCCATCTGCCGGCCATTGCACTACCACACCATCATGACCAAACGTCTACTGATCTGGCTGAATGTCATCAACATGTCTAGAAGTGTCTTGCTTGTGTCTCCAGTTGTTATAACCCTTTCTAAGGCTCACTTCTGCAGATCAAACATCATCTTTAGCTTTGCTTGTGAAAACCTGGGACTCATAAACTTAGCGTGCGGAGATGTCTCAAGTATGCATATGTTGGGACTGCTGGTTCGGACCATGGTTTCAGTGGTAGATGGAGGCATTCTCCTGCTCTCGTACATTAAAATTCTCTACACTGCAATGAAGTTGGTCTCAGGGAAAGCCCAAAATAAAGCCTTGAATACCTGCGGGACACACCTGATGGTGGCTGCACTCATCTATTCCTGTGGCATATTATCAAGATTAGGTTTGTCTGTTTCTGTTACTGTTCAGAATATGATCAGTGTCACATACTACCTGGTTCCACCTGCTGTCAACCCACTTATTTATGGCTTACGTGTAAAGGAAATCAGACTCTGCTTAAAGAAATCCTACGGAAGGAATTTAGTAAAGGAAGACAGAGTTGGACAGGGACATACATAA